Proteins from one Mercurialis annua linkage group LG7, ddMerAnnu1.2, whole genome shotgun sequence genomic window:
- the LOC126657680 gene encoding serine/threonine-protein kinase ATG1t isoform X5, whose protein sequence is MNVESSLDNCKITGNYILKSKLGAGASSLSSVWKSEHRVTGEEVAVKQVFVSKLNRHLKNCLECEINFLSSVNNPNIIRLLDVFQAEDSIFLVFEYCKGGSLAAYIQNHGRVHEGIARRLMQQLGAGLKILHCHHIVHRDLKPENILLSTQEADMVLKIADFGLSRVVQPGKYAETVCGSPLYMAPEVLQFQGLTCGVLVQSFLSFLMVPHLFMVGLMFSCYRTSTHVQAFHFLHSFSQR, encoded by the exons ATGAATGTTGAAAGTAGTTTAGATAATTGTAAGATAACTGGTAACTACATACTCAAATCAAAATTAGGAGCAGGGGCTTCTTCTTTATCAAGTGTATGGAAATCAGAGCACAGGGTAACAGGTGAAGAAGTTGCAGTGAAGCAAGTTTTTGTTTCTAAACTCAATCGGCATTTAAAGAACTGTTTGGAATGCGAAATTAATTTCTTGTCCTCTGTCAATAACCCTAATATCATTCGCCTTCTTGATGTTTTCCAG GCTGAGGATTCTATATTTCTGGTTTTCGAGTACTGCAAGGGAGGAAGCCTAGCAGCATATATTCAGAACCATGGAAGAGTTCATGAAGGGATAGCTAGAAGACTCATGCAACAACTCG GAGCTGGTCTGAAAATTCTACACTGCCACCATATCGTTCATAGAGACTTGAAACCAGAG AACATTCTATTATCCACTCAGGAGGCTGATATGGTTCTCAAAATAGCTGATTTTGGTTTGTCAAG AGTGGTGCAACCAGGCAAGTATGCGGAGACAGTTTGTGGTTCTCCGCTATACATGGCTCCAGAAGTTCTTCAATTCCAAGG GTTGACATGTGGAGTGTTGGTGCAATCCTTTTTGAGCTTCTTAATGGTTCCCCACCTTTTCATGGTAGGACTAATGTTCAG TTGCTACAGAACATCAACTCATGTGCAAGCCTTCCATTTTCTCCATTCCTTCTCCCAGCGTTAA
- the LOC126657680 gene encoding serine/threonine-protein kinase ATG1t isoform X1 → MNVESSLDNCKITGNYILKSKLGAGASSLSSVWKSEHRVTGEEVAVKQVFVSKLNRHLKNCLECEINFLSSVNNPNIIRLLDVFQAEDSIFLVFEYCKGGSLAAYIQNHGRVHEGIARRLMQQLGAGLKILHCHHIVHRDLKPENILLSTQEADMVLKIADFGLSRVVQPGKYAETVCGSPLYMAPEVLQFQGYDDKVDMWSVGAILFELLNGSPPFHGRTNVQLLQNINSCASLPFSPFLLPALNSDCIDICSRLLSVDPGHRLSFNEFYNHKFMRRKGAWN, encoded by the exons ATGAATGTTGAAAGTAGTTTAGATAATTGTAAGATAACTGGTAACTACATACTCAAATCAAAATTAGGAGCAGGGGCTTCTTCTTTATCAAGTGTATGGAAATCAGAGCACAGGGTAACAGGTGAAGAAGTTGCAGTGAAGCAAGTTTTTGTTTCTAAACTCAATCGGCATTTAAAGAACTGTTTGGAATGCGAAATTAATTTCTTGTCCTCTGTCAATAACCCTAATATCATTCGCCTTCTTGATGTTTTCCAG GCTGAGGATTCTATATTTCTGGTTTTCGAGTACTGCAAGGGAGGAAGCCTAGCAGCATATATTCAGAACCATGGAAGAGTTCATGAAGGGATAGCTAGAAGACTCATGCAACAACTCG GAGCTGGTCTGAAAATTCTACACTGCCACCATATCGTTCATAGAGACTTGAAACCAGAG AACATTCTATTATCCACTCAGGAGGCTGATATGGTTCTCAAAATAGCTGATTTTGGTTTGTCAAG AGTGGTGCAACCAGGCAAGTATGCGGAGACAGTTTGTGGTTCTCCGCTATACATGGCTCCAGAAGTTCTTCAATTCCAAGGGTATGATGACAAG GTTGACATGTGGAGTGTTGGTGCAATCCTTTTTGAGCTTCTTAATGGTTCCCCACCTTTTCATGGTAGGACTAATGTTCAG TTGCTACAGAACATCAACTCATGTGCAAGCCTTCCATTTTCTCCATTCCTTCTCCCAGCGTTAAATTCAGACTGTATCGATATATGTTCGAGACTGCTTTCTGTAGATCCAG GGCATCGCTTGTCCTTTAACGAGTTTTATAATCACAAATTCATGAGAAGAAAAGGAGCATGGAATTAG
- the LOC126657680 gene encoding serine/threonine-protein kinase ATG1t isoform X4, which yields MNVESSLDNCKITGNYILKSKLGAGASSLSSVWKSEHRVTGEEVAVKQVFVSKLNRHLKNCLECEINFLSSVNNPNIIRLLDVFQAEDSIFLVFEYCKGGSLAAYIQNHGRVHEGIARRLMQQLGAGLKILHCHHIVHRDLKPENILLSTQEADMVLKIADFGLSRVVQPGKYAETVCGSPLYMAPEVLQFQGYDDKVDMWSVGAILFELLNGSPPFHVATEHQLMCKPSIFSIPSPSVKFRLYRYMFETAFCRSRASLVL from the exons ATGAATGTTGAAAGTAGTTTAGATAATTGTAAGATAACTGGTAACTACATACTCAAATCAAAATTAGGAGCAGGGGCTTCTTCTTTATCAAGTGTATGGAAATCAGAGCACAGGGTAACAGGTGAAGAAGTTGCAGTGAAGCAAGTTTTTGTTTCTAAACTCAATCGGCATTTAAAGAACTGTTTGGAATGCGAAATTAATTTCTTGTCCTCTGTCAATAACCCTAATATCATTCGCCTTCTTGATGTTTTCCAG GCTGAGGATTCTATATTTCTGGTTTTCGAGTACTGCAAGGGAGGAAGCCTAGCAGCATATATTCAGAACCATGGAAGAGTTCATGAAGGGATAGCTAGAAGACTCATGCAACAACTCG GAGCTGGTCTGAAAATTCTACACTGCCACCATATCGTTCATAGAGACTTGAAACCAGAG AACATTCTATTATCCACTCAGGAGGCTGATATGGTTCTCAAAATAGCTGATTTTGGTTTGTCAAG AGTGGTGCAACCAGGCAAGTATGCGGAGACAGTTTGTGGTTCTCCGCTATACATGGCTCCAGAAGTTCTTCAATTCCAAGGGTATGATGACAAG GTTGACATGTGGAGTGTTGGTGCAATCCTTTTTGAGCTTCTTAATGGTTCCCCACCTTTTCATG TTGCTACAGAACATCAACTCATGTGCAAGCCTTCCATTTTCTCCATTCCTTCTCCCAGCGTTAAATTCAGACTGTATCGATATATGTTCGAGACTGCTTTCTGTAGATCCAG GGCATCGCTTGTCCTTTAA
- the LOC126657678 gene encoding G-type lectin S-receptor-like serine/threonine-protein kinase LECRK1 — translation MASVSLIFFVLFLLHVVTGAQQERSSKIELGSTLFPASHPTSWFSASGQFAFGFYPEGAGFAVGVWLVGKHNITVVWTSNRNDEPVSENSTIVLTNDGYLLLRTGQGGDKRIATNADAASSASLQDSGNLVLFNKNNNVIWESFNHPTDTILGGQTLFSGGQLISSSEYIHSTGQFHLKMQDDGNLVLYPLHTGDTPADAYWYTETFGHGSEFDLFLNSSGRLLIINRTNQYAITQVADSSSSGKSDNSTIYRATLDTDGVFRMYSHKKDGNTGELKAAIEWAEPESPCQVKSFCGFNSFCTFNDNQPYCLCLPGSDFINVNQSSLGCARNYKAAGCRGGRENMLHFNITRMENLQWGDRPYSEEEMTIEECSTSCLEDCNCGAALFSRRKCMKQALPLRYVRRLQPGDREGPTTAFLKIGIKNVDGRNSTNSIPSNLPFVVIRNKKATAQILVLISSLVLFSFLALIVSGVYIHKFRLLRYKRLLDSGKDGLIDELTLRFFSYNELKVATNGFKQELGKGSFGSVYKGTLYKGKKLIAVKRLEKLVEEGQREFRAEMRAIGRTHHRNLVRLLGYCATESKRLLVYEYMSNGSLADRLFKSTTQPDWNERMRMALDVAKGILYLHEECESPIIHCDIKPQNILMDDFFRAKISDFGLAKLLMPDQTKTFTIIRGTRGYLAPEWHKNIPISVKADVYSYGIVVLEIVCCRRNMDTNVSNPEEILLTTWVYNCFINGELNKLVVGEEATDEKILEKMVQVALWCIQEEPPLRPSMKSVVLMLEGIADISNPPCPSNASM, via the coding sequence ATGGCTTCtgtttctttgattttcttTGTGTTATTTCTGCTGCATGTTGTGACTGGAGCTCAACAGGAACGTTCGAGCAAGATAGAACTCGGTTCAACGCTGTTTCCTGCATCTCATCCCACTTCATGGTTCTCTGCTTCAGGTCAATTTGCATTCGGTTTCTATCCTGAAGGTGCTGGCTTTGCTGTTGGAGTTTGGCTAGTTGGAAAACATAACATTACGGTTGTGTGGACTTCAAATCGCAATGACGAACCAGTATCCGAGAATTCAACAATAGTTCTAACCAATGATGGCTATCTTCTTCTAAGGACTGGACAAGGAGGGGACAAGCGTATTGCTACTAATGCCGATGCTGCTTCATCTGCCTCTCTGCAAGATTCTGGCAATTTAGTCCTCTTCAACAAGAACAATAATGTCATTTGGGAGAGTTTTAATCACCCGACTGATACCATTTTAGGGGGTCAGACACTCTTCTCTGGAGGTCAATTGATCAGTTCATCAGAGTATATCCACTCTACGGGACAATTTCATCTCAAGATGCAGGATGATGGAAATCTTGTTTTATATCCATTGCATACTGGAGATACTCCAGCGGATGCTTACTGGTACACCGAAACTTTTGGGCATGGTTCCGAGTTTGATCTTTTTCTCAATAGTTCTGGCCGGTTGCTAATTATCAACAGAACTAATCAGTATGCCATCACACAAGTAGCTGATTCCTCATCATCAGGAAAAAGTGATAATAGTACAATTTATCGTGCAACTCTCGACACTGATGGTGTTTTTCGCATGTATTCTCATAAGAAAGATGGAAATACTGGTGAGCTCAAAGCAGCAATTGAATGGGCAGAACCAGAAAGTCCGTGTCAAGTGAAAAGCTTCTGTGGGTTCAATAGCTTTTGCACGTTTAATGATAATCAGCCCTACTGTCTCTGTCTTCCTGGCTCtgattttataaatgttaatcAATCTTCTCTTGGTTGTGCTAGAAACTATAAAGCTGCAGGGTGTAGAGGTGGAAGAGAAAACATGTTGCATTTTAACATCACCCGTATGGAGAATTTGCAATGGGGAGATCGCCCGTACAGTGAAGAAGAGATGACAATAGAAGAATGCAGCACATCTTGTTTAGAAGATTGCAATTGCGGGGCTGCACTGTTTTCTCGTCGGAAATGCATGAAACAAGCACTTCCATTGAGATATGTTAGAAGACTCCAGCCAGGAGACAGAGAAGGTCCGACCACAGCCTTCTTAAAGATAGGCATTAAAAATGTTGATGGCAGGAATTCAACCAACTCTATCCCTTCGAACCTGCCTTTTGTTGTGATCAGAAACAAAAAGGCAACTGCCCAAATCCTTGTTCTAATTTCGAGTCTTGTCCTGTTTTCATTTCTTGCTCTTATAGTTTCTGGCGTGTACATTCACAAATTTAGATTATTAAGATATAAAAGGCTACTGGATAGCGGAAAGGATGGTCTAATCGATGAGCTGACCTTGCGATTCTTTTCATACAATGAGCTTAAAGTAGCAACAAATGGTTTCAAACAAGAGTTGGGAAAAGGCTCATTTGGATCGGTTTACAAAGGAACCTTATACAAAGGGAAAAAGCTGATCGCAGTGAAGAGGCTAGAGAAATTAGTGGAAGAAGGCCAAAGAGAGTTCCGAGCAGAGATGCGAGCAATAGGAAGAACTCATCACAGGAACTTGGTTCGCTTGTTGGGATATTGTGCTACGGAATCTAAAAGACTTCTGGTTTACGAGTACATGAGCAATGGCTCGCTTGCAGATCGTTTGTTCAAGTCTACAACACAGCCGGATTGGAATGAGAGAATGCGAATGGCACTCGACGTTGCCAAAGGAATCCTCTATCTCCATGAAGAGTGCGAGTCACCTATCATTCATTGCGATATCAAACCGCAAAACATATTGATGGACGACTTTTTTCGAGCTAAGATTTCTGATTTCGGGTTGGCAAAACTATTGATGCCTGATCAAACAAAGACATTCACAATCATCAGAGGGACAAGGGGTTACTTAGCACCAGAGTGGCATAAGAACATCCCCATATCAGTAAAGGCTGATGTATACAGTTATGGAATTGTTGTGTTGGAAATTGTTTGCTGCAGAAGGAACATGGACACTAACGTGTCGAATCCAGAAGAAATTCTTCTAACAACATGGGTCTATAATTGTTTTATCAATGGAGAATTGAATAAGCTTGTGGTAGGTGAAGAAGCAACCGATGAGAAGATATTGGAGAAAATGGTGCAAGTTGCATTATGGTGTATTCAAGAAGAACCGCCTCTTCGCCCTTCCATGAAGAGCGTTGTTTTGATGTTAGAAGGGATTGCTGATATATCCAATCCTCCATGTCCATCTAATGCTTCCATGTAA
- the LOC126657679 gene encoding G-type lectin S-receptor-like serine/threonine-protein kinase LECRK1: MAMAIPSYMLLLFYLVLHARMVVARENQSPFISLGSSLSPITPPSSWHSSSGKFAFGFYPQDDGFSVGIWLVGDPENTVAWTANRDDPPIPSNATLELTTDGKLLVRTAPGDEILIANVSDPADSALMLDSGNFVLYGKNKSVVIWQSFDFPTDTLLGGQNLTSDANLISGKSKSNHSSGRFLLGMQVDGNLVAYPLNSSYAPEDAYWSFSSAFRSYDVLLSLDHHGNLFVSKGYSMIKLVNNSYTRDEKPVIYRLTLDADGILRLYAHHLENNSSSKLSTEWVGLQDQCAVKGFCSFNSYCSSSGGKGECYCYPGFNWTSQSDKWLGCSINIAEDACREDQKFDYNMTAMENTWWSDYPYSVVPMTKEYYCSRSCQEDCNCGAVLFANENCQKFKLPLRYGRRNRNNSAVAFFKVFLERSETSQVEIVIEGKESLVMIIAISLGSVAFLCFSIAVSSFFMYRYQVHDYRNLSTTENLGLSEEFALRSFSYTELEKVTNNFSEELGRGSFGAVYRGMLNGGTKAIAVKRLEKIVEEGEREFRAEICAIGRTYHRNLVQLLGFCVENSRRLLVYEYLKNGSLADILFKAQVRPVWRERIRIALDVARGIFYLHEECRVHIVHCNIKPRNILIDDSWTAKISDFGLAKLLIPNQTSIAQMVIERSGYSAPELQSSALISVKADIYSYGIVLLEIICCRSNIEVNVNERDETLLSSWAYKCLTTGEVYKLVEDEDVDMETLERMVKVALWCIQNDPTLRPAMKDVMLMLEGIMEVQVPPYPAFSTTI; the protein is encoded by the coding sequence ATGGCCATGGCTATCCCTTCATATATGCTTTTGTTATTTTATCTTGTACTTCATGCTAGAATGGTTGTGGCCCGAGAAAACCAATCCCCTTTCATAAGCTTAGGATCTTCACTTTCTCCCATCACTCCTCCAAGTTCATGGCATTCATCCTCTGGCAAGTTTGCCTTTGGCTTCTATCCCCAAGATGATGGATTTTCTGTCGGAATATGGCTAGTCGGCGACCCTGAAAACACTGTTGCCTGGACTGCTAATCGAGATGATCCACCCATCCCCTCAAATGCTACTTTGGAGTTAACAACAGATGGAAAGCTGCTTGTTCGAACTGCGCCCGGTGACGAAATCCTCATTGCTAATGTATCAGATCCTGCTGATTCGGCTTTAATGCTCGATTCTGGTAATTTTGTGCTTTATGGAAAGAACAAGTCCGTTGTCATTTGGCAAAGCTTTGATTTCCCTACTGACACCTTATTAGGAGGCCAAAATCTGACCAGTGATGCTAATTTGATTTCTGGCAAGTCAAAATCAAACCACTCGAGTGGACGATTTCTGCTCGGTATGCAAGTGGATGGAAATCTTGTTGCATACCCTTTAAACAGTTCTTATGCACCAGAGGACGCATATTGGTCCTTTTCTTCTGCTTTTAGATCATATGATGTTCTCCTTAGTCTTGATCATCATGGTAATCTTTTTGTAAGCAAAGGATATTCCATGATAAAACTGGTCAACAACTCTTATACACGAGATGAAAAACCAGTAATTTATCGACTAACACTTGATGCTGATGGGATCTTAAGACTGTATGCTCACCATTTGGAAAACAACAGTAGTTCAAAATTATCTACAGAGTGGGTTGGATTGCAAGATCAATGTGCTGTCAAAGGCTTTTGCAGCTTTAACAGCTATTGTTCAAGCTCAGGTGGGAAAGGTGAATGCTACTGTTATCCTGGATTTAATTGGACGAGTCAGAGCGATAAATGGTTGGGTTGCTCTATAAACATAGCAGAAGATGCTTGCAGGGAAGACCAAAAATTTGATTACAACATGACTGCTATGGAAAATACTTGGTGGTCAGACTATCCTTACTCTGTGGTACCGATGACAAAGGAATATTATTGTAGCAGGTCTTGCCAAGAGGATTGCAATTGTGGTGCAGTTCTATTTGCCAATGAAAACTGCCAAAAGTTCAAGCTTCCGCTCAGGTATGGGAGAAGAAATAGAAACAATTCAGCCGTAGCATTCTTCAAGGTGTTTCTGGAAAGATCTGAGACAAGTCAAGTTGAGATTGTGATTGAAGGCAAGGAAAGTCTAGTGATGATCATTGCCATAAGCTTGGGTTCTGTTGCTTTCTTATGTTTTTCCATTGCAGTCTCTAGTTTCTTCATGTACAGGTATCAAGTTCATGATTACCGAAATCTTTCTACAACTGAAAATTTGGGATTATCAGAAGAGTTTGCTCTAAGGTCATTTTCCTATACTGAGCTCGAGAAAGTGACCAATAATTTTAGTGAAGAGTTGGGAAGAGGCAGTTTTGGAGCAGTCTATAGAGGAATGTTAAATGGAGGTACCAAAGCTATTGCTGTGAAGAGGCTAGAGAAAATTGTTGAGGAAGGCGAGAGAGAGTTTCGAGCTGAAATTTGTGCAATTGGACGTACTTATCATAGGAACTTGGTGCAATTGCTTGGATTTTGTGTGGAGAATTCTAGACGGCTTCTTGTTTACGAGTACTTGAAAAATGGTTCACTTGCAGATATCCTTTTCAAGGCACAAGTTCGGCCTGTATGGAGAGAGAGAATCAGAATAGCACTCGATGTGGCTCGAGGTATCTTCTACTTACACGAAGAGTGCCGAGTTCACATAGTCCACTGCAACATAAAACCTCGAAATATACTCATAGATGATTCTTGGACTGCAAAGATTTCAGACTTCGGGCTAGCAAAGCTATTAATACCGAATCAAACAAGCATAGCCCAAATGGTTATAGAGAGAAGTGGATATTCTGCGCCTGAATTGCAGAGCAGTGCTTTGATATCGGTAAAAGCAGACATATACAGTTACGGGATCGTTCTGCTAGAGATCATCTGTTGCAGAAGTAATATAGAAGTAAATGTGAATGAAAGAGATGAGACGTTGCTTTCGAGTTGGGCATATAAATGCCTAACGACGGGCGAAGTATACAAGCTAGTGGAAGACGAAGATGTGGACATGGAAACCTTGGAAAGAATGGTGAAGGTGGCGCTGTGGTGTATTCAGAATGATCCTACTTTGCGTCCTGCAATGAAGGATGTGATGCTTATGTTGGAAGGAATAATGGAAGTGCAAGTTCCTCCATATCCTGCTTTTTCTACTACCATATAA
- the LOC126657680 gene encoding serine/threonine-protein kinase ATG1t isoform X2, with translation MNVESSLDNCKITGNYILKSKLGAGASSLSSVWKSEHRVTGEEVAVKQVFVSKLNRHLKNCLECEINFLSSVNNPNIIRLLDVFQAEDSIFLVFEYCKGGSLAAYIQNHGRVHEGIARRLMQQLGAGLKILHCHHIVHRDLKPENILLSTQEADMVLKIADFGLSRVVQPGKYAETVCGSPLYMAPEVLQFQGLTCGVLVQSFLSFLMVPHLFMLLQNINSCASLPFSPFLLPALNSDCIDICSRLLSVDPGHRLSFNEFYNHKFMRRKGAWN, from the exons ATGAATGTTGAAAGTAGTTTAGATAATTGTAAGATAACTGGTAACTACATACTCAAATCAAAATTAGGAGCAGGGGCTTCTTCTTTATCAAGTGTATGGAAATCAGAGCACAGGGTAACAGGTGAAGAAGTTGCAGTGAAGCAAGTTTTTGTTTCTAAACTCAATCGGCATTTAAAGAACTGTTTGGAATGCGAAATTAATTTCTTGTCCTCTGTCAATAACCCTAATATCATTCGCCTTCTTGATGTTTTCCAG GCTGAGGATTCTATATTTCTGGTTTTCGAGTACTGCAAGGGAGGAAGCCTAGCAGCATATATTCAGAACCATGGAAGAGTTCATGAAGGGATAGCTAGAAGACTCATGCAACAACTCG GAGCTGGTCTGAAAATTCTACACTGCCACCATATCGTTCATAGAGACTTGAAACCAGAG AACATTCTATTATCCACTCAGGAGGCTGATATGGTTCTCAAAATAGCTGATTTTGGTTTGTCAAG AGTGGTGCAACCAGGCAAGTATGCGGAGACAGTTTGTGGTTCTCCGCTATACATGGCTCCAGAAGTTCTTCAATTCCAAGG GTTGACATGTGGAGTGTTGGTGCAATCCTTTTTGAGCTTCTTAATGGTTCCCCACCTTTTCATG TTGCTACAGAACATCAACTCATGTGCAAGCCTTCCATTTTCTCCATTCCTTCTCCCAGCGTTAAATTCAGACTGTATCGATATATGTTCGAGACTGCTTTCTGTAGATCCAG GGCATCGCTTGTCCTTTAACGAGTTTTATAATCACAAATTCATGAGAAGAAAAGGAGCATGGAATTAG
- the LOC126655800 gene encoding histone deacetylase 19, giving the protein MDTGGNSLASGPDGVKRKVCYFYDPEVGNYYYGQGHPMKPHRIRMTHALLAHYGMLQHMQVHKPFPARDRDLCRFHADDYVAFLRSITPETQQDQIRQLKRFNVGEDCPVFDGLYSFCQTYAGGSVGGAVKLNHGLCDIAINWAGGLHHAKKCEASGFCYVNDIVLAILELLKQHERVLYVDIDIHHGDGVEEAFYTTDRVMTVSFHKFGDYFPGTGDVRDIGYGKGKYYSLNVPLDDGIDDESYHFLFKPIIGKVMEVFKPGAVVLQCGADSLSGDRLGCFNLSIKGHAECVKFMRSFNVPLLLLGGGGYTIRNVARCWCYETGVALGMDVDNKMPQHEYYEYFGPDYTLHVAPSNMENKNSRPLLEEIRSKLLDYLSKLQHAPSVQFLDRPPNTDIPEADEDQEDGDERWDPDSDMDVDDERKPLPSRVKREIFEAEPKDLEIQKGIGEHARAFETTAAESISVKTLDIGSMQIDEASVKVEQEHLNKTSDQVFAKS; this is encoded by the exons ATGGACACCGGAGGCAATTCCCTAGCCTCAGGTCCTGATGGAGTCAAAAGGAAAGTTTGCTACTTTTACGACCCGGAAGTGGGGAATTATTATTACGGACAGGGCCATCCCATGAAACCCCATCGTATTAGAATGACTCATGCGCTTCTTGCGCATTACGGTATGCTTCAGCATATGCAGGTTCATAAGCCTTTTCCTGCTCGCGATAGGGATCTTTGTCGCTTCCATGCCGATGACTATGTTGCTTTCCTCCGTAGTATTACACCTGAAACGCAGCAGGACCAAATTCGCCAGCTCAAGCGCTTTAATGTTGGTGAGGATTGTCCGGTTTTTGATGGCCTTTACTCCTTTTGTCAGACTTATGCTGGTGGTTCTGTTGGTGGAGCTGTTAAGTTGAACCATGGTCTTTGTGACATTGCTATCAATTGGGCTGGGGGTCTCCATCATGCTAAGAAGTGTGAAGCTTCTGGCTTCTGCTATGTTAATGACATTGTCCTTGCCATCTTGGAACTTCTTAAACAGCACGAG CGTGTTCTTTATGTGGACATTGATATTCACCATGGTGATGGCGTAGAGGAGGCATTTTACACTACTGATAGGGTCATGACTGTTTCATTTCATAAATTTGGAGATTATTTTCCAGGTACAGGAGATGTACGTGATATTGGTTATGGGAAAGGGAAATACTACTCCCTTAATGTTCCACTCGATGATGGAATTGATGATGAGAGTTATCATTTcctatttaagccaataatTGGAAAAGTAATGGAAGTATTTAAGCCTGGTGCTGTAGTTCTTCAATGTGGTGCTGACTCATTATCTGGGGATAGATTAGGATGTTTCAATCTGTCAATAAAGGGCCACGCTGAGTGTGTCAAATTTATGAGATCTTTTAATGTGCCGTTGTTGCTTCTGGGTGGTGGAGGTTATACCATTCGCAATGTCGCTCGCTGCTGGTGCTATGAG ACAGGAGTTGCGCTCGGAATGGATGTTGACAATAAGATGCCACAGCATGAGTATTATGAATACTTTGGTCCTGATTACACCCTCCATGTTGCTCCTAGTAACATGGAAAATAAGAATTCGCGTCCGTTACTTGAGGAAATACGATCTAAGCTTCTTGATTATCTTTCAAAGCTTCAGCATGCACCCAGTGTCCAATTTCTGGATAGGCCTCCAAATACTGATATTCCAGAG GCAGACGAAGATCAGGAAGATGGAGATGAGAGATGGGACCCCGATTCTGATATGGATGTTGATGACGAGCG CAAGCCATTACCAAGCAGAGTGAAGAGAGAAATTTTTGAGGCTGAGCCAAAAGATCTG GAAATTCAAAAAGGAATCGGTGAGCATGCTCGAGCCTTCGAGACGACAGCAGCTGAGTCCATTAGTGTAAAG ACTTTAGATATTGGTTCTATGCAAATCGATGAAGCAAGTGTGAAAGTTGAACAAGAACACTTGAACAAGACATCCGATCAAGTGTTTGCCAAGTCGTAA
- the LOC126657680 gene encoding serine/threonine-protein kinase ATG1t isoform X3 yields MNVESSLDNCKITGNYILKSKLGAGASSLSSVWKSEHRVTGEEVAVKQVFVSKLNRHLKNCLECEINFLSSVNNPNIIRLLDVFQAEDSIFLVFEYCKGGSLAAYIQNHGRVHEGIARRLMQQLGAGLKILHCHHIVHRDLKPENILLSTQEADMVLKIADFGLSRVVQPGKYAETVCGSPLYMAPEVLQFQGYDDKVDMWSVGAILFELLNGSPPFHVATEHQLMCKPSIFSIPSPSVKFRLYRYMFETAFCRSRFSIFLVCC; encoded by the exons ATGAATGTTGAAAGTAGTTTAGATAATTGTAAGATAACTGGTAACTACATACTCAAATCAAAATTAGGAGCAGGGGCTTCTTCTTTATCAAGTGTATGGAAATCAGAGCACAGGGTAACAGGTGAAGAAGTTGCAGTGAAGCAAGTTTTTGTTTCTAAACTCAATCGGCATTTAAAGAACTGTTTGGAATGCGAAATTAATTTCTTGTCCTCTGTCAATAACCCTAATATCATTCGCCTTCTTGATGTTTTCCAG GCTGAGGATTCTATATTTCTGGTTTTCGAGTACTGCAAGGGAGGAAGCCTAGCAGCATATATTCAGAACCATGGAAGAGTTCATGAAGGGATAGCTAGAAGACTCATGCAACAACTCG GAGCTGGTCTGAAAATTCTACACTGCCACCATATCGTTCATAGAGACTTGAAACCAGAG AACATTCTATTATCCACTCAGGAGGCTGATATGGTTCTCAAAATAGCTGATTTTGGTTTGTCAAG AGTGGTGCAACCAGGCAAGTATGCGGAGACAGTTTGTGGTTCTCCGCTATACATGGCTCCAGAAGTTCTTCAATTCCAAGGGTATGATGACAAG GTTGACATGTGGAGTGTTGGTGCAATCCTTTTTGAGCTTCTTAATGGTTCCCCACCTTTTCATG TTGCTACAGAACATCAACTCATGTGCAAGCCTTCCATTTTCTCCATTCCTTCTCCCAGCGTTAAATTCAGACTGTATCGATATATGTTCGAGACTGCTTTCTGTAGATCCAGGTTTAGCATATTCCTAGTATGCTGTTGA